The DNA region CGAAAACGCGTCAAATCAAACATCGCTGTTTTGTACCACGGCATGAGCTGCCTGCTGTCCTGCCGGTTGGCTTACGGACCGTGTAACGGCTTCCGACGTGGCCTTCGTCTCAAAAATCATCACATCCCCAAGCCCGTCCTGCAGTCGAGCGTGCACTGCCAACGAACGTCACGGCAGATGAGAGAGCATGGATTGTGTTGCTTCTTGGTAGAACAAGGGGAGTATCGCCAGAagcccgcccagccgcccTCACGAACCACCCCTCTTACGTACAACCGGAGCATCGCGAACGCTGTCCGTTCACCTTCGTTTTCCGTTCCCAAGTAGCACATCTCGTACACCCAATATTGTACAGGGCCGCCTGCCATGCAGCAGCCACAAGCCGCGCTTGTCGGCGTAGATGAGGCAAATCAACTCACACAGCAGAGTACACGCCCGTCACAAACTTGCCACATTCCACCTTTTGCTCCAGAGTCACCTTGCGACCCTTGCCGCCTTCGCCaatgcgcgccgtcgagcgaggCGTGAGGCAGAGCCTATGCATCTCGCCCACGCGCCCCTTGCCCGAGTCTGCGGCGCCTCCGTCCAGAGGGCCGATGTATGTCGGTGCGTTCATGTTGGTCCTCTTGCCGGTTCCGAGCTGGTAGTGCTCGTTGCCGCCCCAGAAcatgacgtcggcgccccAGTTGGTCTCGTTCTCCGTCGAGCGATACGAGATGTTGGTCTCGGTCACGTTGTCCATGACTGCCGCGCAGTGTGTCGTGCCGACGTTGAGAGACTTGAGCTTGATGGGCATCATCTTGttcgtcttctcgtcgaaTTCGAAGAGCGACGAAAGCGCCTTGACCTTTGTCGGCCCGATGGACACATGAGTCCACCTGCCCGTTCCCAGTGTCCCGGTCACGCCTTGCCCGCATGCCCACAGGTCTGAGACGGTCCCTGGCATTCTccgggccggcgcggagccTCGCGTCTCCCTCTCCATTGCCGGCGCCTCGGCATCCACGGTGAAAAAGGTGTTGgtgccgccagccgcgaTGGACGTCACCTTGGGCACTAGGCCGCTGCTGTTGTACAGACTATTCACGGCCACAATAGTCGGAGCGGCGCTCTGCGGCAGCGCCCCCTCGGTAGCGATCCCGAGCTGCCCGTAGGTGTTATCGCCAAAAGTGAAGACCCTCCCGATGTTGTCCAAAACGACGGAGTGGTGATCGCCGGTCGCAATCTTGTCGACGTGAAAGCCCCTGAGAGTCGCTATCTCATGAGCCTGATCGTACGGGCCCTGCGGCCGCGTCTCCCAGCTGAGCCCTGGTATACCCATCTGGCCCTTTGACGGGAACGAACTGGAGCTCGAAGCAGCGGCAAAGACGCGCCCCTTGGAGGTTAACATGAGGCAGTGCTCTAGGCCGCTGCTGATGTCGGTGACCTTTTCGCCCCTGCTCAGGCCCTGAGGTGTCAGGCTTCTGAAGCTGATCTTCTCCTTGCCCCCAGAACTCCATAACGACCAAGAGCTCTTCTGCTCCTCCGGCTTGATGCCAGTCTCCAGGTCATCGCGTGACGACGGGATGGAGTACACGGAGCCATTCCGCGAGAGGGCAACGACACGATCCGCCGAAACCTCAAGCCTGACCAGATCCTTGCCCTTCAACGTGGCCTCGGGAGCCGGCTCTGCCCTGGAGTAGCCCAAGCCCCACTGCACCAGATCCCCGTTCTCTGTGATGGCCGCACCGAAGTCCTGGGTGAGCTTGAGATCTCGTAGAAGCTGATCGTTGAAGAATGCAATTCGCCGTGGCAGCTTGATGTATTTCTCATTTGAGTTGGGGTCGATGACCTTGCCGACGTTGGAGCCCCAGGCGTAGACTCCCGGGTGCTCCCAGCTACTCTTCACCTGGAGATGTTGCGAGCTGATGAGATCTCGGTTGTCTTCTTTGGACACGGGCTGCTTCCTGGGCTTTTCGAactcgagctcggccttggcgggctcatcatcatggtcCGCGCCTGAGGACGTGAGCTTCGGATAGTAGtacgcgccggcggcagcggcggcaaagaCGGCGGCAAAGCCCACCGCCttgcctcctcgtcgctgaggGCCCTGGCCGGGTGTCGAGCCGGCATTTCGAGCCCACTGGCGTGAGGTGGCGAGTGCCGGTCTCCGCGCGGAGCATCGCACTCGCGCGGCCCTCGCGAGAGCTCTCTGGGACGCATTCATCGTGAAGGACTGGCAGATTGAGTCCAGGCACCGAGAATCTATGCCTAAGGGCAAGCTTCGGAAAGGACGAATGGGCGAGTGGCCGTGGGGGGTGTTCCATAAAGAAACAAAAAGGAGCGACCGCGGTGAAGCGTGAGCCTGGTTGTGAGGTCATCGCTAGAAGGGATGATTCATGGGCGCTGCGAGGGTTCTCAACGATGATTGGTGTTGGCCCCACGCTGACAACCCAAAGCTCATGATTAGCGCAGCCTTCACTGGCTGGTGCTCCAACCGTCCAACGTCCCTCGACACCGCTGGCCTAGCTCGCTGGATGTGTTCTAATAGAGACTTGCGCCACAGCTTAGACACAGGGCAAAGACTGATCGCACGCAGTATATGTAAAAAAACAGGATGGCTAGAGTCTATGGTACTTCATTTGTAACGTCTTGCCTCGCTCTGAACAGTTGATTTCGTAGCCTGATTCTCGGAGCAGCTGCGATCAGCCTCAGAGTCAGGGCGCATGCTTGGCTGGGCTTCGCCGTTGATAGACGCCCAGTATACATTGTAGCGAGCTATACCTTTCCATGCTCGTGATGCGCGCACGTAGACGCGTTTTTCGTAGCTATTCCAATGACCAAGCCACATGCACCATATCAGTGAAACATTACCTTACCTTACACAACCACCAGTTTACTGCCTGTGATTGCAGAGTTCTTCGTGCATCAATTGCGGAAGCTTCAGCGCAGATATCTGGGACACAGGTGCTAACGTCGCTGGAGCGCAGTCAGCTGCACTGTTCGGATAGCTAATtacccgcagcagccaaggCCGCCCCATTGGCTCCCCGAGCGGAGCTTGTGGTGCATTGGCCAGCGAGCGGAGCCCTTCCCGCTGAGGTTCCGGCTCGGATTGAGCTCTCCCCAATCCAATCGCAAGCGCGTCCGTGGCTTCTAGAAGCCAGACACCCAAAGCAAACTACATCTGCTCCCACGACCTGCCCCTCGCCACCATGTACGAGGACTCCTGGTACAGCTTCGTCACCGACACGGCTCCCAAGAAGCCGGTGGTCAACACACAACCTCAGGCACACCGGCGCAGGGAGTCTCTGCTTCAGCAGCCCAACGTTGGTGGCCCATCTCCCCTCCCCACGGTGACATAGCTCACGCCGCACCAGGGCAtcggcaaggtcgacgacgcccccaaggcgctcgagaaCGTCTACGAAGAGCTGGAAGACAAGAACACGCCGCCTGAGCCGACGCTGACGAGACGAGCTGCCTCGTATTCCGACTTCTACCATGTTGTCAAGGCGCAGCTAGCCAAGGACAAGCAAGCGCGCAGGCCGAAGAAAGAGAGCAAGAAAGACCGATCGTGGGAAGCCTTGGCTCTGTGTCACGAGGTCCCTGTGGTGGCTGGTGAtggtgtcgtcgacgtgtgGCTATGCGACGACATGCAtgacgcccagctcctcgaggcaAGCCAGCAAGAGTACCTGTACGTGGGACACGCGCAGTGACGCAGGAGGCGACGCTGATCGGGAACAGGCTTTACAAGGACCAGCTTGCCCTGACGGAACgtcacctcgacgccctcatcgacgacgccaacggcACCCTTGCGCTCCTCACGTCCCTCTCCGACTCTTTCCAGGCTGTCGACGCTCAGACCTCGTCCTTTCAGGCTCAATGTGAGGGGCTTCTCACGgaacagcggcggctggagaagctcgcAGACGAGGTAGGCACGGACTTGCACTATTATGCCTACCTAGACACAGCATCGCGGCGCCTCAACGCGCCGGGTGCCAGCCGCTTGGTGGACGATGCCAGCTTCGGCGAGATGGTGGATAATATCGACTCATGCATACAGTTCATGGACTCGCATGTAAGATGGCCAAACCGCGACGTGCTTCTACTTAGCTTACTGACGGCAATAGGATACATATCGGGAGCGCGACTCATACCTCGCTCGGTACAATGCGCTGCTCACCAAAGCCCTGCACCTCCTCGACCATGGCTTCACGGCACGTCTAGAAAAGGTGTCGTCAGAGGTATCGAGGCAGATCGCCGCTACCCAGTCTGAATCTGCAAGGCACGCGTTGGCATACGGTCGCTTCGAGGAGATGATCACAGACTCGTACTCTCTCTTGCCAAATATCCAGCGAGTAGTCCATCGGGCTTATGACCACTACGGTCGACCCGTTGAGTCCACGTCTGATACGAGCGTCTATGCCAACGCCGCGTCGAACATGTTCCGGGCGTACCTTACCACAAGAGACCGCGACCTGAAGCTCATGTCGCAGCATGACCTGGAAGAATACCACAAGGACACAAAGAGCTTGTCGGTGGTAACGGCAACCCGAAACTTCGTCAAGCAAACGTTCGAAAAGATCTACAACGAAGACATCCTATTTGCCAAAGTCTTTGACATTGAGCCCATGTGGCACAACTCCCCCGACTCCGCCTTCCAGGCAGTAAAGGCAA from Purpureocillium takamizusanense chromosome 3, complete sequence includes:
- the COG3 gene encoding Golgi transport complex subunit 3 (EggNog:ENOG503NV3Q~BUSCO:EOG09261CWO~COG:U), encoding MYEDSWYSFVTDTAPKKPVVNTQPQAHRRRESLLQQPNGIGKVDDAPKALENVYEELEDKNTPPEPTLTRRAASYSDFYHVVKAQLAKDKQARRPKKESKKDRSWEALALCHEVPVVAGDGVVDVWLCDDMHDAQLLEASQQEYLLYKDQLALTERHLDALIDDANGTLALLTSLSDSFQAVDAQTSSFQAQCEGLLTEQRRLEKLADEVGTDLHYYAYLDTASRRLNAPGASRLVDDASFGEMVDNIDSCIQFMDSHDTYRERDSYLARYNALLTKALHLLDHGFTARLEKVSSEVSRQIAATQSESARHALAYGRFEEMITDSYSLLPNIQRVVHRAYDHYGRPVESTSDTSVYANAASNMFRAYLTTRDRDLKLMSQHDLEEYHKDTKSLSVVTATRNFVKQTFEKIYNEDILFAKVFDIEPMWHNSPDSAFQAVKAINTTMVHPGNLTPLARSIQSSLQAAELQAVCDVVGWLANEYSVAESDEEDSPPSRKYREYAARLLVESLWPFTDNAFTTEITKSISRAPVQDSALKIGPVENGVASSNAYPLVTRAVELLAMFDQAMPKERSTKNSAVVFNIVRETIQVLQRAEGRIKSLKSSTDADLFMIKNLLIIKNELVSLEIGDIRNHSASLQHFGHIWDTLRPQHLVGFVSSFIGSSLWSRSAPAVTAKTLTAEDMSEQLDELLRQSIYAFTKRWGSLINDSQNRKAGVKPIAKVEAELESILQNAFNNQPEVVAKLKEAIQLNVQAQSKEMDEKMGAKRY
- a CDS encoding uncharacterized protein (EggNog:ENOG503P0DS~COG:D~COG:Z~TransMembrane:1 (i48-65o)), whose translation is MNASQRALARAARVRCSARRPALATSRQWARNAGSTPGQGPQRRGGKAVGFAAVFAAAAAGAYYYPKLTSSGADHDDEPAKAELEFEKPRKQPVSKEDNRDLISSQHLQVKSSWEHPGVYAWGSNVGKVIDPNSNEKYIKLPRRIAFFNDQLLRDLKLTQDFGAAITENGDLVQWGLGYSRAEPAPEATLKGKDLVRLEVSADRVVALSRNGSVYSIPSSRDDLETGIKPEEQKSSWSLWSSGGKEKISFRSLTPQGLSRGEKVTDISSGLEHCLMLTSKGRVFAAASSSSSFPSKGQMGIPGLSWETRPQGPYDQAHEIATLRGFHVDKIATGDHHSVVLDNIGRVFTFGDNTYGQLGIATEGALPQSAAPTIVAVNSLYNSSGLVPKVTSIAAGGTNTFFTVDAEAPAMERETRGSAPARRMPGTVSDLWACGQGVTGTLGTGRWTHVSIGPTKVKALSSLFEFDEKTNKMMPIKLKSLNVGTTHCAAVMDNVTETNISYRSTENETNWGADVMFWGGNEHYQLGTGKRTNMNAPTYIGPLDGGAADSGKGRVGEMHRLCLTPRSTARIGEGGKGRKVTLEQKVECGKFVTGVYSAV